From the Primulina tabacum isolate GXHZ01 chromosome 15, ASM2559414v2, whole genome shotgun sequence genome, one window contains:
- the LOC142527428 gene encoding zinc finger CCCH domain-containing protein 19-like isoform X2 has product MGGSKLGKEKVLKKELVAEDWCFVCKNGGFVRICDYKQCLKSYHPSCVGKNDSFLESEDHWTCNWHTCFLCLRSACHHCYTCAKAVCHHCLPTADFLQVKGKNGFCSHCLKLALLVEENKDYDSDGELVDFKDRETYEGLFKEYYQIIKENEGFEICHIYAAKDREKARKNYNSGAGSLELDEDEEEISDYDGSDLEKTRKRISKSVKKSHIKPNKKEFIGWGSRTLIEFLGSIGTSTSEVLSQRDVTDIVNGYVLENKLLHLKKRKMVVCDERLQPLFGKRTISKYRIYDLLEDHFTENHDESEENYIRVYDLETANELSHPVCKRRRKFDSEIESLKNERERSVPQSVFASISVDNVKLVYLKRSLLYELLKHPESFEGKVIGCFVRIKSDSYDYCAKNSHRLMQVKGIKSVSNGESNSEVVLCFSAFPKEVHIRLLSDNDFSEEECTELRQKTLAGLLMKPTVVELQQKARVLHEDLTKHWINKELGLLQKLIDRANEKGQRRELSEYLEKRKRLQTPSEQARLLETFPIVSPEISELSPNSEDSIDDEKIYDNSVIQSAYTVCRDRLEENEISENGGRGPGYFPETKQPLLRRSGLGESQRICIPDHEFKPLQPASEEKRDTFEICHSGEVSRMSSKKVVRKVPESTPMGVIELSSDDENASDRKGYLIPVNLKDDILKGEKRWCIRGSKAEK; this is encoded by the exons ATTGGCATACTTGCTTCCTGTGCCTCAGATCTGCCTGTCATCATTGTTACACTTGCGCAAAGGCAGTGTGCCATCATTGTCTTCCTACTGCTGACTTTTTACAAGTTAAGGGGAAAAATGGATTCTGCAGTCACTGCCTAAAGCTTGCTTTACTTGTTGAAGAAAACAAGGATTATGACTCTGATGGG GAATTGGTGGATTTTAAAGATCGAGAAACATACGAGGGTTTATTCAAGGAATATTATCAGATTATTAAAGAGAATGAAGGATTTGAAATATGCCATATTTATGCTGCAAAAGATCGGGAAAAGGCTAGAAAGAACTATAATTCCGGCGCTGGCTCATTGGAACTTGACGAAGATGAAGAAGAGATATCTGATTATGATGGCTCAGATCTTGAGAAGACGAGGAAGAGAATATCAAAATCTGTGAAGAAAAGCCACATAAAACCCAATAAAAAGGAGTTCATCGGTTGGGGTTCGAGAACCCTAATCGAATTTCTTGGATCAATTGGTACAAGCACGAGTGAAGTATTATCACAGCGTGATGTGACAGACATTGTAAATGGGTATGTTTTAGAAAATAAACTCCTCCAtttgaagaaaagaaagatGGTGGTATGTGATGAACGATTACAACCTTTATTTGGGAAAAGGACGATAAGCAAGTATAGAATATACGACCTTTTGGAGGATCATTTTACCGAGAACCATGATGAATCGGAAGAAAATTATATTAGAGTATATGATTTAGAGACAGCTAACGAATTGTCTCATCCTGTATGCAAACGACGAAGAAAGTTTGACTCGGAGATAGAATCGTTGAAAAATGAGAGAGAACGTAGTGTGCCTCAGAGTGTTTTTGCATCGATTAGTGTTGATAATGTGAAACTTGTTTACTTGAAGAGAAGCTTGCTATATGAGCTACTCAAGCACCCTGAGTCGTTTGAAGGAAAGGTGATAGGATGCTTTGTTCGAATTAAATCAGATTCATATGATTACTGTGCAAAAAATTCTCATCGGCTCATGCAAGTCAAAG GCATAAAATCAGTTTCCAATGGTGAAAGCAATTCAGAGGTTGTCCTTTGTTTTTCTGCCTTTCCGAAAGAAGTTCATATAAGGCTGCTTTCAGATAATGATTTTTCAGAG GAAGAGTGTACCGAACTAAGGCAAAAAACGCTTGCTGGTCTGCTCATGAAGCCTACAGTG GTGGAGCTTCAACAGAAGGCCAGAGTTCTTCATGAAGATTTAACAAAACAT TGGATCAATAAAGAGCTGGGATTGCTGCAAAAACTCATTGACCGAGCCAACGAGAAAGGACAAAGACGCGA GCTTTCTGAATACTTggagaagagaaagaggctgcAGACTCCATCAGAACAGGCTCGTTTACTTGAGACCTTTCCTATAGTGAGTCCAGAAATATCTGAGCTCTCACCCAATTCTGAAGATAGCATAGATGatgagaaaatttatgacaaCTCAGTCATTCAATCTGCTTATACTGTTTGTAGAGACAGATTGGAAGAAAATGAGATATCAG AGAATGGTGGTCGTGGCCCTGGATATTTTCCAGAGACAAAGCAACCCCTTCTCAGAAGATCAGGCTTGGGAGAATCTCAACGCATTTGCATCCCAGACCATGAATTCAAGCCTTTGCAGCCTGCTTCTGAAGAGAAAagggatacatttgagatatgtCATTCTGGCGAAGTATCACGAATGTCCTCCAAGAAAGTAGTAAGGAAAGTCCCAGAATCTACACCGATGGGGGTGATTGAATTGTCAAGTGATGATGAAAATGCCAGTGATCGCAAGGGTTATTTGATTCCTGTCAATCTGAAAGATGACATCCTGAAAGGTGAAAAAAGATGGTGTATTCGTGGATCGAAGGCCGAGAAGTGA
- the LOC142527428 gene encoding zinc finger CCCH domain-containing protein 19-like isoform X1, whose product MGGSKLGKEKVLKKELVAEDWCFVCKNGGFVRICDYKQCLKSYHPSCVGKNDSFLESEDHWTCNWHTCFLCLRSACHHCYTCAKAVCHHCLPTADFLQVKGKNGFCSHCLKLALLVEENKDYDSDGELVDFKDRETYEGLFKEYYQIIKENEGFEICHIYAAKDREKARKNYNSGAGSLELDEDEEEISDYDGSDLEKTRKRISKSVKKSHIKPNKKEFIGWGSRTLIEFLGSIGTSTSEVLSQRDVTDIVNGYVLENKLLHLKKRKMVVCDERLQPLFGKRTISKYRIYDLLEDHFTENHDESEENYIRVYDLETANELSHPVCKRRRKFDSEIESLKNERERSVPQSVFASISVDNVKLVYLKRSLLYELLKHPESFEGKVIGCFVRIKSDSYDYCAKNSHRLMQVKGIKSVSNGESNSEVVLCFSAFPKEVHIRLLSDNDFSEEECTELRQKTLAGLLMKPTVVELQQKARVLHEDLTKHWINKELGLLQKLIDRANEKGQRRELSEYLEKRKRLQTPSEQARLLETFPIVSPEISELSPNSEDSIDDEKIYDNSVIQSAYTVCRDRLEENEISAENGGRGPGYFPETKQPLLRRSGLGESQRICIPDHEFKPLQPASEEKRDTFEICHSGEVSRMSSKKVVRKVPESTPMGVIELSSDDENASDRKGYLIPVNLKDDILKGEKRWCIRGSKAEK is encoded by the exons ATTGGCATACTTGCTTCCTGTGCCTCAGATCTGCCTGTCATCATTGTTACACTTGCGCAAAGGCAGTGTGCCATCATTGTCTTCCTACTGCTGACTTTTTACAAGTTAAGGGGAAAAATGGATTCTGCAGTCACTGCCTAAAGCTTGCTTTACTTGTTGAAGAAAACAAGGATTATGACTCTGATGGG GAATTGGTGGATTTTAAAGATCGAGAAACATACGAGGGTTTATTCAAGGAATATTATCAGATTATTAAAGAGAATGAAGGATTTGAAATATGCCATATTTATGCTGCAAAAGATCGGGAAAAGGCTAGAAAGAACTATAATTCCGGCGCTGGCTCATTGGAACTTGACGAAGATGAAGAAGAGATATCTGATTATGATGGCTCAGATCTTGAGAAGACGAGGAAGAGAATATCAAAATCTGTGAAGAAAAGCCACATAAAACCCAATAAAAAGGAGTTCATCGGTTGGGGTTCGAGAACCCTAATCGAATTTCTTGGATCAATTGGTACAAGCACGAGTGAAGTATTATCACAGCGTGATGTGACAGACATTGTAAATGGGTATGTTTTAGAAAATAAACTCCTCCAtttgaagaaaagaaagatGGTGGTATGTGATGAACGATTACAACCTTTATTTGGGAAAAGGACGATAAGCAAGTATAGAATATACGACCTTTTGGAGGATCATTTTACCGAGAACCATGATGAATCGGAAGAAAATTATATTAGAGTATATGATTTAGAGACAGCTAACGAATTGTCTCATCCTGTATGCAAACGACGAAGAAAGTTTGACTCGGAGATAGAATCGTTGAAAAATGAGAGAGAACGTAGTGTGCCTCAGAGTGTTTTTGCATCGATTAGTGTTGATAATGTGAAACTTGTTTACTTGAAGAGAAGCTTGCTATATGAGCTACTCAAGCACCCTGAGTCGTTTGAAGGAAAGGTGATAGGATGCTTTGTTCGAATTAAATCAGATTCATATGATTACTGTGCAAAAAATTCTCATCGGCTCATGCAAGTCAAAG GCATAAAATCAGTTTCCAATGGTGAAAGCAATTCAGAGGTTGTCCTTTGTTTTTCTGCCTTTCCGAAAGAAGTTCATATAAGGCTGCTTTCAGATAATGATTTTTCAGAG GAAGAGTGTACCGAACTAAGGCAAAAAACGCTTGCTGGTCTGCTCATGAAGCCTACAGTG GTGGAGCTTCAACAGAAGGCCAGAGTTCTTCATGAAGATTTAACAAAACAT TGGATCAATAAAGAGCTGGGATTGCTGCAAAAACTCATTGACCGAGCCAACGAGAAAGGACAAAGACGCGA GCTTTCTGAATACTTggagaagagaaagaggctgcAGACTCCATCAGAACAGGCTCGTTTACTTGAGACCTTTCCTATAGTGAGTCCAGAAATATCTGAGCTCTCACCCAATTCTGAAGATAGCATAGATGatgagaaaatttatgacaaCTCAGTCATTCAATCTGCTTATACTGTTTGTAGAGACAGATTGGAAGAAAATGAGATATCAG CAGAGAATGGTGGTCGTGGCCCTGGATATTTTCCAGAGACAAAGCAACCCCTTCTCAGAAGATCAGGCTTGGGAGAATCTCAACGCATTTGCATCCCAGACCATGAATTCAAGCCTTTGCAGCCTGCTTCTGAAGAGAAAagggatacatttgagatatgtCATTCTGGCGAAGTATCACGAATGTCCTCCAAGAAAGTAGTAAGGAAAGTCCCAGAATCTACACCGATGGGGGTGATTGAATTGTCAAGTGATGATGAAAATGCCAGTGATCGCAAGGGTTATTTGATTCCTGTCAATCTGAAAGATGACATCCTGAAAGGTGAAAAAAGATGGTGTATTCGTGGATCGAAGGCCGAGAAGTGA